DNA sequence from the Halobacterium sp. DL1 genome:
CGGCCGCCGATGCACTCCGCCACCTCACCGACGACGGCGTCGCCGAGGGCGCGGACGCCAAACTCGACCGACTCCGGGAGCGCACGGACGCGCTGGACCGTCTCGAACGCGACACCTTCGACGTGCTCGAGGCGGTGCGCTCGGAGGGCGTCGAGGGGACCGACGAGTTCCGCGAGGCGTTCGTCCAGTACGTCGCCACGGAGGCCGACGTGGAACCGCGGCAGGTCCGGAACGCGATGGTCGCGGACGCCGCCGACGCCCCCGACTTCGTGAGCACGACGCTCCGCGAACTCTCTGGGGAGCTCCGAGAGCGCGCCGACGAGCGCGCCGAGGAGGTCGCGGCCGACCTCCGTGGCTCCATCTCGGGCGCTCGCGAGGAAGTCGACGCGGCCGTCGACGCGGTCAGCGACCTCGCCTTCCACCTCTCGCTGGCGCGGTTCGCGGACGCCCACGACCTCGTACGGCCGGAGTTCGTCGCCCACGACGCGCTCGCCGTCCGGAACGCCCGCAACCTCACGCTCGCCGCGGAGGACGGCGACGTCCAGCCGGTGACCTACGCAATCGGCGACCACGACCTCGCGGACGTGCCGTCGGGCGACCGCGTCGCCGTGCTCACGGGGGCGAACTCCGGCGGGAAGACGACGCTGCTGGAGACGCTCTGCCAGGTCGCGCTGCTCGCCGCGATGGGACTCCCGGTGCCCGCCGAGCGCGCGGCGGTCGGACCGGTGGACTCCATCGTCTTCCACCGCCGCCACGCCTCGTTCAACGCGGGCGTCCTGGAAGCGACGCTGAACTCCGTCGTCCCGCCGCTGGCGACCGGCGAGCGGACCCTGATGCTGGTCGACGAGTTCGAGGCCATCACGGAACCCGGGAGCGCCGCCGACCTGCTCCACGGCCTCGTCACGCTCACCGTCGACCAGGACGCCCTCGGCGTCTTCGTCACCCACCTCGCCGACGACCTGGAGCCGCTGCCCGACGTGGCGCGCACGGACGGCATCTTCGCGGAGGGGCTGAGCCAGGACCTCGCGCTCCTCGTCGACTACCAGCCCCGCTTCGACACGGTCGGGAAGTCGACGCCCGAGTTCATCGTCTCCCGGCTCGTCGCGGACTCGGCGGACCGCTCGGAGCGCGCGGGCTACGAGACGCTCGCCCGCGCGGTAGGCGAGGAGGCCGTCCAGCGCACGCTCGCGGACGCCAAGTGGACCCAGGGGTAGCGGGATGCTACCGGTTACGCCAACGACTTGGGGGCTGGCCCACGTGGTCGACGTATGCCCGTCGAGTTCTCAGTCGTCGCGTCGCTCGTCGCCGTCGTCGCCCTGCTGGCGGTGTCGGCGTTCTTCTCTAGCACAGAGATCGCGCTGTTCTCGCTGACGCCAGAGCGACTCGACACGCTCGCGGCGAGTGACGCCCGCGGACCGGGTCTCCAGCGCCTCCGGGAGGACCCACACCGACTGCTGGTGACGATCCTCGTCGGCAACAACGTCGTCAACATCGCGACGTCGAGCATCCTCACGGTGCTGCTGGTGACCTACCTCCCGCCGGAACTCGCCGTCGTCGGGACGACGCTCGTGGCGACGACGCTGGTGCTCGTCTGTGGCGAGATTCTCCCGAAGTCCTGGGGGCTGGCGAACGCCGAATCCTGGGCGCTCACGTCAGCGAGACCCGTGAAGTACGTCGGACTGGCGCTGTGGCCGCTCGTAACGTTCTTCGACGTACTCACGCGGCGGCTCGCAGGCGTCACTGGTGGCAGCCCCGACATCGAGCGGGAACTGCTCGAAGAAGAGTAGCTACGGCCACTCGGCGTCGGCGCCCTCCATGGGCGTCGCGACGACGCCGTCGCGCTGGCTCAGGCTCCGTGCGTGCGGGAGACAGACGTCGCGGTCCGGGCCGCGGGGGTCGTGGACGCGGACGGCCGCCGGGCGGGAACAGCCGTCCTCGGCGCAGACCATCGCCTCAGAGCCGGACCGCCATCATCACCTCGTCGACGTAGTCGTCGTCGAGCTTGTAGTGGTCCTCGCGGACGGCCTCGATCTCCCAGCCGTTGGTCTTCAGGAACTCGACGGCCTCCTCGTTCGACGACGGGACGCTGTTGTACATCTTCTCGTACCCGCGGCTGCCGGCCCACGCGAGGCCGCGCTCGAGGAGGTGGCTGCCGATGCCGTGGCCGCGGTACGTCTCGATGACGCCGACCGTGAGCTCGGCGGTGTGTTCGAGCTTCTCGAGTTCGGAGCCCGCGACGTGTACCCACCCGACCACGTCGGTACCGACCGTGGCGACGAAGAACATCCGCTCCTCGAGTTCGTTGTGCCGGAGGATGACCTCCTGGTGGTCGATGACGTCCGCGACGGACTCGGCTTCGATGTACGTGCGCTCGCTGGCGACCTGCCGGATGGCGCCGACGAGCCCCGTCAGGTCCGACTGGTGGGCGGGCCGCACGACGAACTCCAGGTCGCCGTCGCGGTGCTCCTCGGCGGCGACGTCGTCGAAGGCGACGGCGATGCGGCCGTCGTCGACGGTGACGTAGCCGTCGCGTCGCAGGATGGCGACGTGGTGGCGGACGCCCCGCGGGTCGAGGCGGAGGCCGTCCTCGATGTCGTCGAACCCGCACTCGCCGTGGCGCTCGACGTAGTTGTAGATGCGTTCGCGGTCGTCGTGGCCGAACTCCATGCCCTGCTCGAGGTTCATGATAGTTCGTACTAAACCAGCCTATGTAAACCTTTGTCACCCGTTACCACGCAACAGTCGGTGTCAGCTCTCCGCGTTCACCCGCTCGGGCACGTGCGTGAGCACCTGGGCCGTGTCGACGACGTTCCGCGTGTCGACGAGCACCGTCGCGGCCTCGCGGATGGAGAAGTCGGCGTCGAGTTGCACGCCGTAACACTGCGCGTACAGCGACAGCCAGCTGTTCAGCGACTGTTCGAGCAGGGAGAGTTCGACGTCGGTGAACGGCGCGGGCTCGCCGCCGGTCCGCCCCTCGACGTAGACGGAGATGGCCGGACCGACGCCCTCGCGGAGGTACTCGAGGGCCTCCGCCTCGTTCGGCGGCTCCTCGGGCGGCTCGAAGCGCTCGCTGTCCCGCTGGGCGCGGTTCGCCAGCGGCTTGATGCGCTCCCAGTACGGCGACCGGTCGCTCATCCCTGTTCGAACTCGACACCCTTCCCGCCACGGGGGTGTTCCCACTCGGTGTCCGCGACGACCGCGCAGGTGCCACACTCCACGCAGGGCTGGGTGTCGAGGCTCACCACGCGCTCCTCGTCGCCGTTGCGCTGGACGGTCTCCGAGCGGTAACAGCCGCCGCCGAAGTCCTCGGCGCTCACCGGACACGCCGCCACGGCCGCGCCGCTCGCCTCGTAGGAGTTGTCTCGCAGTTCGATGTGGGGGTTGCCGACGTCCGTGTCGTAGGTGAGGTCGCCGATGCGGTCGGCGAGACTCGGCGGTTCGACACTCGACTCGCTGGTGATGTGGGCGCCGAGTTCCTCGGCGATGACCGTCGGCAGCGTCACGTACGGTGTCTGGGTGTCCGGCACGATAGACGCGAGGTACGGCGACCCGTACAGCGCTTCGAGGCGGCCGCCGAGCGCGCGCACCGCTGCCCGCCCCGCGAACGACGTCAGCACGCCGTCGACCACGCTGGTCACGGCGTCGTGCTCGCCGAGCGCGCTGGTCACGCGGTAGCCCGACGGGCGGAGTTTGTCCATTACGCCCTCGTCGCGGAGGCGGCGCTCGTAGCGCTTGCCAGCGCTCGTCGGGTTGTCCCGGTGCTCGGCCTCGACGAACGCCTCCGCGGCCAGCGCGCCCGCGCTCACGGCGTGGTTCATCCCCTTGATGATGGGGCCCTGGGCCTGCATCTGACCGGCCGCGTCCCCCACCAGCAGGAGCCGTCCCTCGTGGGGCGAGGGGTGGGCGGCCTTCTTCGAGTCCGGCACGAGTTTCGCGCCGTACTCCAGTTCCTCGTAGTCGTCGCCCAGCCAGTCCGCCAGCAGCGGGTGGGTGAGCAGCGCGTCGAGCAGTTCGTGCGGTTCGGCCTCCTCGGCGACCAGGCTGTCGAGGTGGAACACCGTCCCGATGGACAGCGACCCCTCGTTCGTGTAGCAGAAGCCGCCGCCGCGGACGTCCTCGAAGAGGTCCCCCGAGAACAGGTGGGCGACGCCCTCGTCGGCGTCGATGCCGAAGCGCTCGTTGACCACCTCGGGGTCCACGTCGACGACGGCCTTCACGCCCTGGAACCACTCCTCGGGTTCGTCCCAGTCCATCAGGCCCGCGTCCCGCGCGAGTTCGCTGTTCACGCCGTCGGCGGCGATCACGACGTCGGCCCGGATGGGGTTGAGTTCGTCGCAGGTGACGCCGACTATCTCGCCGTTCTCCCTGAGCAGGCCGTTGACCCGTACGCCCGTCAGCAGGCCGCCACCCGTCTCCCGGGCGCGCTCGTGGACGCGCTCGGCGAGCCACGAGTCCATGTGCCGCCGGAGCACGGCGTCCGACCACTCGGTGTCGTGCTCGTGGAGCTCCGTGATGTCGAACGTCTCGACCTGCCGCCCGGCGACGTTGTGGAGGTAGTACTCCGTCACGGGGCGCTCGGTCGCCGCCTCCCGGACGCCCGGGAAGAGGTCGTCGAGCGTGTACGGCGCGGACTCCTCGCCGTACAGCAGCCCCCCGCTCACGTTCTTCGACCCGGCCTCGACGCCGCGTTCGAGGACGAGTGTCTCTACGTCGTTGTCCGCCAGTGCCGCGGCCGCCGCCGCCCCGCCAGGGCCGGCGCCGACCACGACCGCCTCGTAGTGCTCGTAGTCGTCAGTTTCAGTCATCGGATGCACCGCCTGTAGCCGCGAGTTCTTCGACGTCCAGTTCCCCACTCTCCAGCGCGTCGGTCAGCACGGGCAACACCTCGAAGAGGTCGCCCTCCACGAAGTAGTCCGAGAAGTCCCGGATGTCCGCGTCGGGGTCGGTGTTGATGGAGACGATTGTGTCGGACTCGTCCATCCCGACCTTGTGCTGGACCGCACCGCTGATGCCCGCCGCGACGTACAGTTTCGGCTCGACGACCTGTCCGGTCTCGCCGATCTGTCGCTCCTCGCTGGCGTACTGCTCGACGTGGCCGTCGAAGTCGTACGACGAGGTGACGATGCCGCGGGTGATGCCCATCGCGGCGTCCTCGAATGCGTTCGTCAGTTCGAGGCCGAGTTCCATCCCCTCGGTGGGGTCGTCGCCGATACCGCGGCCGAGCGCCACGACGACGTCGTGGCCCGTCAGGTCGACGCCGCTGTCGAGTTCGTCGTACTCCGTGACCTCGACCTGGAACCACGACTCGGGCAGCGAGAAGTCGTACTCGTGCACCTCGCCCTCACGCCCGGTGTCGGGCTCCGGCACCTCGAAGCTCCCCGGGATGACCGAGGCGCCCTGCGGGTGGAACTCCCGCGTCGGGTTGTCCAGACAGAGGATGGTGGAGTACTCGAAGCCCGAGAAGTCCGGGCGCTTCATGTGGAGGACGCGCTCGAAGCGCTTCTTCTCGCCCTCACGCCCCGTCTTCGCGGGGTTCGAGATGACGGTGTCGTCGATGTACAGCCCCGAGCAGTCGCTCGCCAGGCCGCTGTCGAGTTCGCCCTGCACCTGTGCGGAGAGGTCACGGCCGTTGTTCGTCGCCGGGAACAGCACGTACCGCGGTTCGTCGTAGTCGCGCCACGACGAGTCACCGGCGTCCGGTTCCGCGTCGAGTTCACCGCCGGCGCGAGCCATCGCGGAGAACAGCTCCGCGTACGGCTTGTGCCGGAACCGTTCCAGTTCGGGGTCGTCCTGGTAGACGACCACGTCGGCGCCGCACGCGATGGCCTCGTCGGCCAGGTCACCGACCTCGTCCTCGAGCAGCACGGCGACGACTCGCTCGTCGTCCCCGTCGTCGTACTCCTCGTTGTAGCCGTCCATCAGGCCTCGCGCCTTCCCGAGCATCTCTCGTGAGACGTCGAGCAGGTCGCCGTCCTTCGTCTCGCAGAACACCCACATGTCCTCGTAGGTGCCGTCCTCCATCTCCTCGACGTACTGCTTGTCCGCGGTCGGGTGGTCGAGGTCGGGGTACTTCTCCTCGGGCGGCACACGCTCAATCTCCTCCTCGCGCTCCCCGCTGCCCTGGATGGAGTCGATGCGCTTCTGGACGAGGCGCTTGACGCTGTCGCGGTCCTCGCCGCTCTCCTCGCGCTCGATCAGTTCCTCCAGTCGCTCGACGCTGTCGATGTTCTGGAGTTCGTTGGCGAGGTCAGCGGGGCTCATCTCCGTCGGGTCGAGGTCCTCGCGGTCCTCGGCCTCGTCCTCGCGGAACTTCTCGATGCGGGACTGGATGAGCTGTTTCGCGCCGGCGCGGTCCTTCCCGGCTTTCTCCGTCTCGAGGATGTCCTCGAGTTCGTCGACGTCCTCGACGTCCTGTATCTCGGGACCGAGTTCGGAGATGTCGTAGTCGTTCGGGTCGAGCGCCACTGTCAGTCACCCCCCGCGAACTGCTGGAGTTCGTCGACGACCTGCTCCATCCCCTCCTCGTCCCGCGCGTCGACCATCGTTGCGTCCCGCTCGGCGGGCGCCTTCGGAATCGGGTCCACCCCGGAGACGATGGTCGGCGAGCCGTCCAGGCCGATGTAGTCGGGGTCGAGGTTGAGGTCCTCGTGGTCCCACACTGTCAGGTGGTCCTCGTGGTCCTCGGCGCGCTCAGTGGTCTCTGCCCGCCGGTCCTTGTGTTCGAGGCGGTGGGCGGCCTTCCGGTAGGTCGGTTCGAACTCGGGGTCGGTGACGACGAACGCCGGCAGCGACGCCTCGACGGTCTCTATCTCGTCGACGTCGCCCGCGACGAGGCGCTTCGCCCGCACGCGCCCCTCCTCGGGTTCCACGTCGAGCGCGACGACGTGGGTGAGAATCGGCCAGTCGAGACACCACGCGGTCTGCGGGCCGGTGTGGCCGGTCTCGCCGTCGGCGGTCTTGAACCCCGCGAACACGAGGTCGGGTTCGAGTCGTTCGAGGCCTGTCGCCAGCGTCATCGCCGTCGCCCACGTGTCGGCGGCCGCCATCTCGCGGTCCGACAGCAGGTAGAGGTCGTCGGCGTAGACGGACGCCATCGCCTCGCGGAGCACGTCGCCGTAGCCCGGCGGCCCCATGCTCATCACGCTCGCGGTGCCGCCCTGCCGTATCTTCGTCTGGAGCGCCGCGCGCAGTGCGTGCTTGTCGTTCGGGTTCATGACGGTTGGCGTGTCGCCGCGTTCGAGGTGGCCGTCCTCGTCGAAGGACACCTGTCCCTCGCGGAAGTCCGGCACGCCCTTTGTCAGTGTGACCGTGTGCATCGTCAGGTTCGCCCCGCTCGACCGGCGTCGACGTCGATGGCGTCGACGGGGCAGACGTCGACGCAGAGCATGCAGTCGATGCACTGGCTCTCGTTGGCGGGGTCGGCCTTCAGCTCGGATTCGGGGTGGTCGGGGGAGTCGACCCATTCGAAGACGTCGACGGGGCAGTCCTCGACGCAGGCGCCGTCGGCGATGCAGATGTCGAAGTCGACGGCGACGTGCGTGCCGTGGATGCCGAGTTTCTCGGGTTCCTCGACTGGCCCCCAGACGTCGTGGCCCTCGTGGGTGTCTACCTTCTCGCGGTTCTGTTCGAAGTTCGCGTCTATGGCCATTGGTATACAGTAGCAGGCAGCCCGCATACACTTAAATCTACCAGGGAGATTCGTGATACTCCGTGTAGGCGCAGCGCTCGCGCTACGCGGCGCGGAGAACTGCAGAAGTGAGACCGCCGTCCGCTACGACTTCCGGCGCTTGCCGGCGTTCGTGCTCGGGCGGACCTTCTCGGCGCCTTTGCCGCGGTTCTGGAGGCCGCGAGCGCGGCGACCCGCGCTCGTCAGGCCGCGGAAGACGCGGTTCTCCTGGGAGTCTTCACAGATCCAGTTGAGGTCGTCGTCGTTCTTGATGGCGCCGTGCTCGGGGTCGAGGAGAATCACTTCGAACCACTTCTGGGAGCCGTCCTCGCCCACCCAGTAGGAGTTCAGCACGCGGAGGTTGATGAACTTCCGCGACGCGCGCTCCTCGGCGATGCGCTGGAGGTTCTTCGCGCGGCCGATGCGGTTGACGCCCTGGCGCTTCGTCCGGCGGCCCGCCTTGAATCGGGACTTCCGGGCGGTGCCCTTCCGGACGCTGACGCGGGCGACGACAACGCCCTGCTTGGCCTTGTAGCCGAGTTCGCGGGCCTTGTCGAGGCGCGTCGGTCGGTCGATGCGTTCGATGGCGCCCTGCTTGCGCCACTCCTGCTTGCGCTGCCACTGGAGCTCGGCGAGTTTCCCGTCGCTGGGATTCCGCCAGGCTTCCTTGATGTGGGAGTAGAGGCTTCGTGTCATGTGTTGTCCGCGGGCGTTGCGTGGTTCAATCCGCGAGGCACGCAGCGCCTCACGGATCACATCCCGTCCTGACTGTGGTCAGGAGCCCGCTGGAGCCCGCTCGCCAGCGAGTTACCCTGAGTTCGAATCGGTCGGGGTTAAGAACTTCGGAACTACTCGACGTCGAAGGTGAGGTCCGCGCGCTGGAACCGGACGCCCGGGCCGTCGTACGTCTCGACGAGCGTCGCCCCGTCGAAGTTCTCCGGCACGGAGAACACGAGGACACCACGCGACGTATCTCCGGGCGCCATCCGCGTCGGCAGTAGCTTGCTCTTGAACGTGTTGGTCGTGTTCTGGAACGTCTGGGGCGCCCGGTTCGTCCCGTTGACGTGCAACACGAAGTTACTGGGGCGTAGCGTCGTTATCTCGTCGCCGGCGGTCGCGTTGAACTGGACGACGACGAACGTCTCGTTCGCCCGCGCGCTGTAGTTCCCGACGCTGTTCTGGACGCGGGCATCCCACCGTACCGTCGTCACGTTCGCCGTCCCGTTGGCCGTCGCGTTCCCCGAGTTCGCTAGCGACATCGCCGTGAACGGCGTGCCGGCGTCGGCCGGGCCACCGCCACCACCGCCGCCGACGAACGGGACGAAGCCGAGCAGCGTCGGCCCCGCGAACACGGCCGCGAGCACGACGACGACGGCGGCCGCGATGGGCACGATGGGCACCCCCTTCGGCAGGCCCGACGGCACCGGGAACGGGAGGCTGTCGAACAGGGACCCGCCGCCACCGCCGCCCGTGAACTTGCCGACGAGTTCCTCGACGCCCTCGTCGCGCACCGCCGACGCCAGTTCGTTCGGGTCGAGCAGGTGGACGTCGCCGGCGTCGGCGGCGCTCCGCGCGCCGGTCGTGAACCGGCCGCGGGTCGCCATCACGCGGACGTCGACGCCCTTCTTGTCGCAGAAGGCGGCGAAGTCCTCGACCTCCGAGGCGCCGATCTCGGTCTCGCCGCTGGGGCGAACGCCGATGAGCCCGCGGGTCCCGCTCTCCTTGTCCCCGGCGACGAGGTACGTGCCGTCGTCGTTCGGTGTCACCGACGTGTCCCACCCCTTCTCCGCCCAGAACGCGGCCAGGAACTCCGGGAACGCCGGCTCCTCCATCTCTTCGAACATCACCACCCCCTCCGTCTCGGACGACTCGTTGAGCCCCTCATGAAGCGTGATTTGTCACCGTAAGCAGCATCCCGGCGCACCATAAACTGTCGGGTCACTGCCGCCACCCCAGCAGCGCCGCCGCCGCGAGCGCCACGACCGCCGTGAGCGGCGAGAGCGGCACGAATCCGCCCGAAGACCCACCGTTACTCGCGTTCGCGGGATTCGGTGTCAACGGGTCGCTCTCGTCGACGTCGAGACCCGACGTCGTCTCGGTCCGGGTCCGAGTGGTCGTGGTTGTTTCGTTGCCGGAGTCCTCCGGGGACGGGAGCACCGTCGCGCTGTCCGCGACTGGCACGCCGTCGACCTCGTACGGGCCGTCGCTGGCCTCGAACGCGCCGCTACGGTTGGCATCGGCGACGACTGTCGCCGTCACCTCGGTCGCGTTCTCCAGCGTGGTGTTCAGCGGGACGCGAACCGATTCGTGGGACCCTTCCGGGAGGTACGCGGAGGCGCCGATGGTCTCGTTGTCCGCGGAGAGGCGGACGAATCCGCCGTGGGACGTCGTCACGTTCTGCGCGACCACCGCCCCGTCGGCCACCTGTTGTGACTCGAAGGTCACCGTCGCGTTCGCCGTGGTGAGTCGGACAGTTCGCTCGCTCATGTCCTGGTACTCGCGCACCCACAGCGGGAACGACGTCGGCGGGGTCGCCGCCGAGAAGTCGAAGGTCGCTGTGAACGTGCCGTTGGTCGAGACGTCCACGACGTTCTTCCAGAGGTAGGAGTTCGGCGTCTCCTGGAGCGCCCGCACGTCGAGGGACGTGGTCGGCGCGAGGTTCGTCCGTCCGTCGACGCGCATCGTGGCGTCGTCCCACGGCGCGAGCGTGAACGACGGCTCCGCGGTGAGCGCTACCGCGGGCTCTAACACCTTCGTCCGCTGCTCGACGAGGCGCTCGTCC
Encoded proteins:
- a CDS encoding DNA mismatch repair protein, which produces MRLEEYWGVGPKTAERLETELGVPAAVDAIESADVRALVEAGISRGRATRILRRANGGEGMEKLATDDTRAVYKELVSLAATYAVTRHAGDRIRVLTPLTDRAAMSERLDAVEAALETWRGLDGERRRAVLDVFESHDGDSRRAAVETALALDDVGVSGGVFASVVGLDRDRLEAAADALRHLTDDGVAEGADAKLDRLRERTDALDRLERDTFDVLEAVRSEGVEGTDEFREAFVQYVATEADVEPRQVRNAMVADAADAPDFVSTTLRELSGELRERADERAEEVAADLRGSISGAREEVDAAVDAVSDLAFHLSLARFADAHDLVRPEFVAHDALAVRNARNLTLAAEDGDVQPVTYAIGDHDLADVPSGDRVAVLTGANSGGKTTLLETLCQVALLAAMGLPVPAERAAVGPVDSIVFHRRHASFNAGVLEATLNSVVPPLATGERTLMLVDEFEAITEPGSAADLLHGLVTLTVDQDALGVFVTHLADDLEPLPDVARTDGIFAEGLSQDLALLVDYQPRFDTVGKSTPEFIVSRLVADSADRSERAGYETLARAVGEEAVQRTLADAKWTQG
- a CDS encoding acetyltransferase, coding for MNLEQGMEFGHDDRERIYNYVERHGECGFDDIEDGLRLDPRGVRHHVAILRRDGYVTVDDGRIAVAFDDVAAEEHRDGDLEFVVRPAHQSDLTGLVGAIRQVASERTYIEAESVADVIDHQEVILRHNELEERMFFVATVGTDVVGWVHVAGSELEKLEHTAELTVGVIETYRGHGIGSHLLERGLAWAGSRGYEKMYNSVPSSNEEAVEFLKTNGWEIEAVREDHYKLDDDYVDEVMMAVRL
- a CDS encoding flavoprotein: MTETDDYEHYEAVVVGAGPGGAAAAAALADNDVETLVLERGVEAGSKNVSGGLLYGEESAPYTLDDLFPGVREAATERPVTEYYLHNVAGRQVETFDITELHEHDTEWSDAVLRRHMDSWLAERVHERARETGGGLLTGVRVNGLLRENGEIVGVTCDELNPIRADVVIAADGVNSELARDAGLMDWDEPEEWFQGVKAVVDVDPEVVNERFGIDADEGVAHLFSGDLFEDVRGGGFCYTNEGSLSIGTVFHLDSLVAEEAEPHELLDALLTHPLLADWLGDDYEELEYGAKLVPDSKKAAHPSPHEGRLLLVGDAAGQMQAQGPIIKGMNHAVSAGALAAEAFVEAEHRDNPTSAGKRYERRLRDEGVMDKLRPSGYRVTSALGEHDAVTSVVDGVLTSFAGRAAVRALGGRLEALYGSPYLASIVPDTQTPYVTLPTVIAEELGAHITSESSVEPPSLADRIGDLTYDTDVGNPHIELRDNSYEASGAAVAACPVSAEDFGGGCYRSETVQRNGDEERVVSLDTQPCVECGTCAVVADTEWEHPRGGKGVEFEQG
- a CDS encoding electron transfer flavoprotein subunit alpha, with translation MALDPNDYDISELGPEIQDVEDVDELEDILETEKAGKDRAGAKQLIQSRIEKFREDEAEDREDLDPTEMSPADLANELQNIDSVERLEELIEREESGEDRDSVKRLVQKRIDSIQGSGEREEEIERVPPEEKYPDLDHPTADKQYVEEMEDGTYEDMWVFCETKDGDLLDVSREMLGKARGLMDGYNEEYDDGDDERVVAVLLEDEVGDLADEAIACGADVVVYQDDPELERFRHKPYAELFSAMARAGGELDAEPDAGDSSWRDYDEPRYVLFPATNNGRDLSAQVQGELDSGLASDCSGLYIDDTVISNPAKTGREGEKKRFERVLHMKRPDFSGFEYSTILCLDNPTREFHPQGASVIPGSFEVPEPDTGREGEVHEYDFSLPESWFQVEVTEYDELDSGVDLTGHDVVVALGRGIGDDPTEGMELGLELTNAFEDAAMGITRGIVTSSYDFDGHVEQYASEERQIGETGQVVEPKLYVAAGISGAVQHKVGMDESDTIVSINTDPDADIRDFSDYFVEGDLFEVLPVLTDALESGELDVEELAATGGASDD
- a CDS encoding electron transfer flavoprotein subunit beta, which encodes MHTVTLTKGVPDFREGQVSFDEDGHLERGDTPTVMNPNDKHALRAALQTKIRQGGTASVMSMGPPGYGDVLREAMASVYADDLYLLSDREMAAADTWATAMTLATGLERLEPDLVFAGFKTADGETGHTGPQTAWCLDWPILTHVVALDVEPEEGRVRAKRLVAGDVDEIETVEASLPAFVVTDPEFEPTYRKAAHRLEHKDRRAETTERAEDHEDHLTVWDHEDLNLDPDYIGLDGSPTIVSGVDPIPKAPAERDATMVDARDEEGMEQVVDELQQFAGGD
- a CDS encoding ferredoxin; this translates as MAIDANFEQNREKVDTHEGHDVWGPVEEPEKLGIHGTHVAVDFDICIADGACVEDCPVDVFEWVDSPDHPESELKADPANESQCIDCMLCVDVCPVDAIDVDAGRAGRT
- a CDS encoding 50S ribosomal protein L15 — protein: MTRSLYSHIKEAWRNPSDGKLAELQWQRKQEWRKQGAIERIDRPTRLDKARELGYKAKQGVVVARVSVRKGTARKSRFKAGRRTKRQGVNRIGRAKNLQRIAEERASRKFINLRVLNSYWVGEDGSQKWFEVILLDPEHGAIKNDDDLNWICEDSQENRVFRGLTSAGRRARGLQNRGKGAEKVRPSTNAGKRRKS